A region of Elusimicrobiota bacterium DNA encodes the following proteins:
- a CDS encoding metal-sensing transcriptional repressor codes for MAKNRKRIDISVGTNIQTTIQMRLSRLGGQVQALRRMVGNGDDWKKMLTLAAAIEGAADQVSADLFRGYLESLAIDQTVAAKAREGLELVLRRR; via the coding sequence ATGGCAAAAAACCGAAAACGGATTGACATTTCCGTAGGGACGAACATTCAAACGACCATACAAATGCGGCTCTCCCGCCTCGGCGGGCAAGTTCAAGCCTTGCGCCGAATGGTGGGCAACGGCGACGATTGGAAAAAGATGTTGACGCTGGCCGCCGCCATTGAGGGCGCGGCGGACCAAGTGTCGGCGGATTTGTTCCGAGGATACCTGGAATCTCTGGCAATTGACCAAACGGTGGCCGCGAAGGCGCGGGAGGGGTTGGAGTTGGTATTGAGACGACGTTAA
- a CDS encoding DUF2726 domain-containing protein, with translation MESAVESGAHEGLNDLEYAFLVELAREGDAEKAAVCVGVGGEAMKGLMRNLARMDLIEIEKGNRVHLLPELREMLLLDPRNGKTMSVLGKPKAVELYRTLKRAYAFVFPEVPLAAFIRVGAAESIIAEKADRWYFLTCRVDFLVCDRDGFPRLVFEYQGGGHAEEDNRKRDALKRKFLEAAGIPLHEVGSGKMEKLPPVDQAAHVVSTRTVLSEWGKTSLGNRFETFLGTLVGVPQEPDYPTTWNHLKKEYVAVMDFKDGKIGRRLLGQKINRTRDNRSADLQFAAEEIPGRLPVGTILEIRDGSHKHLFTSYFRKDADSWRLLKRKEGASTLFQKTKQTSEKTQQ, from the coding sequence ATGGAGAGCGCCGTCGAATCGGGCGCTCACGAAGGTTTAAACGATCTGGAATACGCTTTCCTCGTGGAGCTGGCTCGTGAGGGAGATGCCGAGAAGGCCGCCGTTTGCGTTGGTGTTGGCGGGGAAGCGATGAAAGGTTTAATGCGGAACTTGGCAAGGATGGACTTGATTGAGATTGAGAAGGGGAACCGGGTCCACCTGTTGCCGGAATTGCGGGAAATGCTTTTGCTTGATCCCCGGAACGGAAAAACCATGTCGGTTTTGGGAAAACCGAAAGCCGTGGAGCTATACAGAACCTTAAAGAGGGCCTACGCTTTCGTTTTCCCCGAGGTGCCTTTGGCGGCGTTTATACGGGTGGGGGCGGCGGAATCGATCATTGCTGAGAAAGCGGACCGTTGGTATTTTCTGACATGTCGGGTGGATTTTCTTGTCTGTGACCGAGATGGATTTCCACGCTTGGTTTTTGAATATCAGGGGGGCGGACACGCGGAAGAGGACAACCGGAAACGTGATGCGCTTAAACGCAAGTTCTTGGAAGCCGCCGGAATCCCACTGCATGAAGTCGGAAGCGGCAAGATGGAGAAGTTGCCGCCCGTCGATCAAGCGGCGCATGTGGTTTCAACGCGGACCGTCTTATCCGAATGGGGAAAAACGTCTCTCGGGAATCGTTTTGAAACCTTCTTGGGCACACTCGTTGGTGTGCCGCAGGAACCCGATTACCCGACCACATGGAACCACTTGAAAAAGGAATATGTCGCCGTGATGGATTTCAAGGACGGGAAAATTGGACGGCGTCTTCTTGGACAGAAGATCAACCGCACAAGAGACAATCGCTCGGCGGATCTTCAATTTGCAGCGGAGGAAATACCGGGGCGTTTGCCTGTGGGCACGATTTTGGAAATTAGGGATGGGTCGCATAAACATCTTTTTACGAGTTACTTCCGCAAGGATGCCGACAGCTGGCGTTTGCTGAAACGGAAGGAAGGGGCTTCAACACTTTTTCAAAAAACGAAACAGACGAGCGAAAAAACACAACAGTGA
- a CDS encoding cation transporter has translation MVPKESCLFKETFMAEHGHSHVHGHTHGPVDPSIISTGRGLWAVKLSFWGLMATALIQTVVILFSGSVALLADTIHNFADAASAIPLGFAFLLARRKPTRDFPYGLGRSEDLAGLIIVLLILLSASVAGYESVRRLFHPQPVTHLWAVIAASLVGFIGNEAVAVFRIRVGKEIESAALVADGYHSGADGFTSLAVLLGAIGVKLGFPLADPVIGLLITIAILGIVFQSAKTVFARMLDGVEPEVLDEIDHAARHAAGVRGVTEARARWIGHRLQAEINVAVDPKMSVSEGHAVAKEVHHQLLHHVKSLSGALVHVHPLGELDDDRHRFAPHSHDGLPVHTH, from the coding sequence ATGGTTCCGAAAGAATCCTGTCTTTTTAAGGAGACATTTATGGCAGAGCATGGACACTCCCACGTGCACGGACATACCCACGGGCCCGTGGATCCCTCCATCATCAGCACCGGGCGGGGCCTTTGGGCGGTCAAGTTGTCTTTCTGGGGTTTGATGGCCACGGCCCTGATTCAAACGGTGGTTATTCTCTTCTCGGGGAGTGTGGCCCTCTTGGCCGACACCATCCACAACTTCGCCGACGCGGCCAGCGCCATTCCCCTGGGGTTCGCCTTTCTCCTCGCCCGTCGGAAACCCACGCGGGATTTTCCCTATGGTCTCGGCCGATCCGAGGACTTGGCTGGGCTCATCATCGTCCTTCTCATCCTCTTAAGCGCTTCCGTTGCGGGGTACGAATCGGTCCGACGACTCTTCCATCCCCAGCCCGTCACTCATTTGTGGGCCGTGATCGCCGCTTCCCTTGTTGGATTCATCGGGAACGAGGCCGTGGCTGTGTTCCGTATTCGCGTCGGCAAAGAGATCGAGAGCGCGGCCCTGGTGGCCGACGGATATCACTCCGGAGCGGACGGGTTCACCAGCCTTGCCGTCCTCCTGGGCGCCATCGGCGTCAAGTTGGGCTTTCCCCTGGCGGACCCCGTGATCGGCCTCCTCATCACCATCGCCATTCTCGGTATCGTCTTTCAATCCGCCAAAACAGTTTTTGCTCGGATGCTCGACGGGGTTGAACCAGAGGTGCTGGACGAAATCGATCACGCCGCTCGCCACGCCGCTGGCGTGCGGGGCGTGACGGAGGCCCGCGCTCGATGGATCGGCCACCGTCTTCAAGCTGAAATCAACGTGGCCGTGGACCCTAAAATGTCTGTTTCCGAAGGGCACGCTGTCGCCAAAGAGGTCCATCATCAGCTTCTCCATCATGTAAAAAGTCTTTCCGGAGCACTGGTCCATGTTCATCCGCTTGGGGAGCTTGATGACGATCGTCACCGTTTCGCGCCCCACTCCCATGACGGCCTTCCTGTCCATACGCATTAA
- a CDS encoding ZIP family metal transporter yields MPFQITLGAIAGATIFLGLPIAVLPRVGEKTRGFLNAASTGIVLFLLLEIMGQMMEWIEDLFKSSVDGFPQLHNALLYSGLLILGLSCGLLGMIYFERAFIHEGKDEVSTPGERGRHISKMIATGIGIHNLTEGMAIAQAYSWGDHKLAILLALGFGLHNATEGFGIAAPLSGQKPSWKFLLTMGLIGGGPTFLGAILGSYWQSDVLKIFTMSLAAGTLLYLIGELMHLGRHLKGETIVEIGLLVGFSVAFATEMVLVLVGF; encoded by the coding sequence ATGCCGTTTCAAATCACTTTGGGCGCCATCGCGGGCGCCACCATCTTCCTGGGATTGCCCATCGCCGTCCTTCCGCGGGTCGGAGAAAAGACGCGGGGCTTCTTGAACGCCGCGTCCACCGGCATCGTCCTCTTCCTGCTCCTGGAGATCATGGGCCAGATGATGGAATGGATCGAGGACCTCTTTAAGTCATCGGTTGATGGGTTCCCGCAGCTCCACAACGCTCTCCTCTACAGCGGGCTGCTCATCCTCGGCCTATCCTGCGGCCTCCTGGGCATGATCTATTTCGAGAGGGCTTTCATCCACGAAGGCAAAGACGAGGTCTCCACGCCCGGCGAACGCGGGCGGCACATTTCCAAGATGATCGCGACGGGCATCGGCATCCACAACCTGACGGAGGGCATGGCCATCGCCCAAGCCTACTCCTGGGGCGACCATAAGCTGGCCATCCTCCTGGCCCTGGGGTTCGGCCTCCACAACGCGACGGAAGGTTTCGGCATCGCGGCGCCGCTCTCGGGCCAGAAACCATCTTGGAAGTTTCTCCTCACCATGGGACTCATCGGCGGCGGCCCCACCTTCCTCGGCGCCATCCTGGGGAGCTACTGGCAGTCCGACGTCCTCAAGATTTTCACCATGTCCCTCGCCGCCGGAACGCTCCTCTACCTCATCGGCGAACTGATGCACCTAGGGCGGCACCTCAAGGGTGAAACCATCGTGGAGATAGGGCTCCTGGTGGGCTTCTCCGTCGCCTTCGCCACGGAGATGGTCCTGGTCTTGGTTGGATTCTAA
- a CDS encoding cation transporter — MTLPSENRNVLLRRALRLEYLTVGWNVIEGFVAIGAGVAAGSVALVGFGLDSFIEVTSAATLIWRLKKTGSPDEELAAERLALRIVAVTFFLLAAYVAYESARALWLRETSKESLVGIGLSILSSIVMPWVGLAKRKTARDLDSKALAADAVETMVCAWLSIILLLGLGMNALWGWWWADPLAGLVMAGFIVKEGWEALEESNDSREDQ, encoded by the coding sequence ATGACTCTCCCATCCGAAAATAGGAACGTCCTCCTCCGCCGGGCCCTCCGGCTGGAGTACTTGACGGTCGGCTGGAACGTGATCGAAGGCTTCGTCGCCATCGGCGCGGGGGTCGCGGCGGGAAGCGTCGCCTTGGTCGGCTTCGGGCTGGACAGTTTCATCGAAGTGACGTCGGCGGCCACCCTCATTTGGCGTCTGAAGAAGACGGGCTCGCCCGATGAGGAGCTTGCGGCTGAACGGCTGGCCCTTCGGATCGTGGCCGTCACCTTCTTTCTTTTAGCCGCCTACGTGGCCTATGAGTCGGCAAGGGCCTTGTGGCTGCGGGAGACCTCGAAAGAAAGCCTCGTCGGCATCGGCCTTTCCATCCTTTCTTCCATCGTCATGCCCTGGGTCGGCCTCGCGAAACGAAAGACGGCCCGGGACCTCGATAGCAAGGCCCTGGCTGCCGACGCCGTGGAGACCATGGTCTGCGCTTGGCTGTCCATCATCCTGCTCCTCGGCCTGGGCATGAACGCTCTTTGGGGCTGGTGGTGGGCCGATCCTTTGGCGGGCCTCGTCATGGCCGGCTTCATTGTCAAGGAAGGATGGGAAGCTTTGGAAGAATCCAATGACTCCCGCGAGGACCAATAA
- a CDS encoding winged helix-turn-helix transcriptional regulator: protein MDTIGLVKAIADPRRLKILSLLAKKELCVCELEGIVGLSQPLASAHLKKLKTLGALKERPAGKWVYFSIREDFWKREKPWLSLLLDRISKESGKEAGLFRLCLKRRRDGKCVTRFQPMKKEFHDSPIRK, encoded by the coding sequence ATGGACACCATCGGTCTCGTTAAAGCGATCGCCGATCCCCGAAGGCTTAAAATCCTGTCCCTCCTGGCCAAGAAGGAACTCTGCGTCTGCGAACTGGAGGGGATTGTCGGGTTGTCCCAGCCGCTGGCCTCCGCCCACCTGAAAAAACTCAAGACGCTGGGGGCTTTAAAGGAGCGCCCGGCGGGGAAGTGGGTATATTTCTCGATTCGCGAGGACTTCTGGAAACGGGAGAAGCCCTGGCTGTCCCTGCTATTGGACCGCATCTCCAAGGAATCCGGAAAAGAAGCGGGTCTGTTCCGTCTTTGCCTAAAAAGGCGCCGGGACGGGAAGTGCGTGACGAGGTTCCAGCCGATGAAAAAAGAATTCCATGACTCTCCCATCCGAAAATAG